The genomic segment CTTCAGAGAATTTAGGATTTGGAAGAAACCTTATAGTCAGTAACTGTAATGTTGCATTTTGTGGAAAATCCTGTTGATAGAATCCCTGAAGGATGGCTGTTTAACCTTCCCAGAAATACTGCTATTGAAAGAGAGCCTGGACCGTGCATAGACATCTCTTTATATTGAGCCataaaaatttgttatttataatttctatctaACAGTTGTTTGAAGTTGAGATTTTATAGGCAAACAGAACACACTTTAGCTACTATATTGTTGTTCTAAAATAGcgtctatatatatttttctgtcagGTAATATTAATCAGTCACTAATGACGCTAAGAACATGTATGGATGTCCTGAGAGAGAACCAAATGTATGGAACTAACAAGGTAAGCAGCAGCCTTCTCTGATCTTTTGTATAGTTTCATTTGTGTGCAtttttttgctctgatctttTGTGTAGTTTCATTTGTGTGCATTTTTTTGTGTAACACATTTGGATTTGAATGTCTTTGTAGATGGTTCCATATCGGGATTCAAAGTTAACCCATCTGTTCAAGAACTACTTTGATGGGGAAGGAAAAGTGCGGATGATCGTGTGTGTGAATCCCAAGGCTGAAGATTATGAAGAAAACTTggtaattttaatgtatttgtccTATAGAGTCTTGAGTTTTTCTTGGGAAAAGTTATTTGGATGAGAAGAATgatattttgaatgttttataaattgataGAGAACCATTGATTGTAGAAGTAAActaggcttggtgtggtggctcatgcttctaatctcaacacactgggaggctgaggtggggtgatCAGTTGGGCCTAcccgggaggttgaagctgcagtgagtcgtgttcatgccactgcactccagcctggtgacagtgacACTGTGTCtcacataaatgaaaataagcaaTCTTTGTTTCATGTAGTCATTTCTGGGACTTGGatatccttattttttttaaactccatttgttttgtgttttagcaAGTCATGAGATTTGCGGAAGTGACTCAAGAAGTTGAAGTAGCAAGACCCGTAGACAAGGCAATATGTGGTTTAACGCCTGGAAGGCGGTACAGAAACCAGCCTCGAGGTCCAATTGGAAATGGTATGATTTGGCGTCGTATCATTTGTCCACTCATtggtctgtctctttctctcttttttgaaaaaaattatttcatataagaGAAATGTTTACATACCTTCCGAAGAACCAAGCACATAGTAATTTGAACAAAATTTAAATGAGCTTATTTTGCATACTATGATTCTCATTTTTAGGGAAGTAGACTTATATCAGCTCAAGAAATTGCAATGGTTAGTTGGACTGGGGCTGTATTCAGTGTTAAACTTGTTTAAATAAGCTCTTTCTCTCCTATGtaactttttgtaattttctgtaaTTCAATACAGAACCATTGGTTACTGACGTGGTTTTGCAGAGTTTTCCACCTTTGCCATCATGTGAAATTTTGGATATCAACGATGAGCAGACACTTCCAAGGCTGATTGAAGCCTTAGAGAAACGACATCACCTACGACAAATGATGATTGATGAGTTTAACAAACAATGTAAGGGCAAAACTATttgcaataattttatttaattaattttttgttttgtttttttgagacacagtttcactctgtcccccaggctggagtgcagtggcacaatctcagtttactgcaacttccgcctcctgggttcaagcgattctcctgcctcagcctcctgagtagactacaggcacatgccaccatgcctggctaatttttgtactattagtagagacggggtttcgccatattggccaggctggtctcaaactcctgacctcaagtgatccgcccgcctcggcctcccaaagtgctgggattacaggcatgagctaccactccTGGCCAGTTTGCAATAATTGTAACTTCTGAAATTGAATGTATTTTCAATGAATCTGAGTTTATATGGTAGATTGCATCTTTAAGGAAGTTAAAGAAAATTGTGTCTTTGTACCTTTGAAGGACTCAAGGCATTGTTTGATTAGAACGACAAGGGATTTTTCCACAGCTCTTTTTTGTATTCTAAGGAagtcaaaaagaataaagtgagcgtgtgttctttcttttgttttttaccaacagtggtggagacacagagaaatattttttagtttcctcTGTCTACATAGTAGGGATTGTAATTGTTTCTACCTTAGGATGTGTtgtaaagataaataagataaagTATGAAGATCCTGTAGAACAGTAAACTCTGGTACATAGTGAACGTATCTCAGTGAATGAatgtatctactttttttttttttttgagactgagtctcactctgttacccaggttagagtgcaatggtgcaatcttggctcgctgcaacctccgtctcccaggttcaagcaattctgcctcagccttctgagcagctgggattacaggtgcgcgccactgcacccaactaatttttgtatttttagtagagacgaggtttcaccatgttggtcaggctgatctcaaactcctgacctcgtgatccacccacctcagcctcccaaagtgctggaattacagacatgagccaccacgcctggctctactatttttattatcattattcattTGAATCTTTACCAAAAAGTTGTGAGATAAAGTGGTATTTAAATTTCTATCCTGAAATGAAATTTGCTCAGAAATATTAATTAACTTGCCTAAGTCATAACTAGTAAGTGATGTACCAGGGATTTCAGCTCAGGTTTAATTAATCCCAAATACAgtgttatttctattttgcatttgctgttgtGAAGCAAAGTACCTGTAAGGATTGGGAAGAGAATGCTATAGTGCACAATGAAAgacttgaacattttttttaGCATTTAACAGAAAGCTTCTGTGACTATCTTGTCAATTTGAGAATTAAGCTCCTGATTTCCCTCTAAACTTGTTTTCTCATTATAGACTGATTCTCACAGAGATTTGCTGAATAACTACATTTTATCTAGTGTCTGCTAACAAGTTGATATCATTGTTTGTTTTAGAACTGGTATAAAACTTGGCCTGTATGTTTTTGTTTCAGCTAATGCTTTTAAAGCTTTGTTACAAGAATTTGACAATGCTGTTTTAAGTAAAGAAAACCACATGCAAGGGAaactaaatgaaaaggaaaagatgatCTCAGGACAGAAATTGGAAATAGAAcgactggaaaagaaaaacaaaactttagaaTATAAGGTTTGTTTTGACATTATTATGATAGATGTATGTGCTGGTGTTTTAGCACTGGTCTCTGAGGGAGCTATTGTGCTCCAACGGCCTGTAAATGCTGCTTATTAAGAGTTCTTGGTTGGGTGCggtagctgtaatcccaacactttgggaggctgaggtggccagattatctgaggtcaggagttcaagaacgagactggccaacatggcgaaacctcatctctactaaaaaagtacaaaacttagctgggtgtggtggcgagcgcctgtaatcccagctactcaggagggaggcaggagaatcgcttgaacccaggaggtggaggttatagtgagccaagcttgagccattgcactccagcctgggcgacaagagccaagactccgtctcaagaaaaaaaagggttTCTCAGGCTgagcgcaggggctcatgcctatagtctcagcacattgggaggccaaggcaggcagatcacttgagcccaggagttccagaccagactgggcaacatggcgaaatcccatatctacaaaaaaattagccaggcatggtggtgcacacctgtagtcccagctactcacaagattgagatgggagaatagcttgagtctgggaggttgaggctgcagtgagctgggattgcacgactgcactccagcctagatgacagagcaagagcctgtctaaaaaaaaaaaaaaggtctcaatTGGTTATTTACTAATCCTCGTCCCATGCTAAGGAGGAAATGTGAGTGAAATGAAGAATCATATGTTCTTTAATTTTATGAGAGTTTTAACAGTTGAAAAGGATATTCTCTGACGCAAACAAGGGAGCTTTCTAGAGCTTAGCTTTGGTTGTAGCTTGCTTTTTgatttattagaaatatttcctTAGTATGCTGTTTTTAATGagataaatgattaaatgaaatggTATAAAAGTGCCAGCATAGTACCTTGGACATAACAGATACTCAGTAAAGCTTAATTTGATCTGTATTTGGTTTACAAATCAGATTGTAAAAGTATAAACTCAGGATTAATCTCTTACTATGGGGTAGAAGGGAATACCATTTTGGTGAGAAGCATTGCAGCACTATGTAATATATGTTTGTTCTCTCATTTACAGAGGGTCATTTAGAGGTTTGGTGGGGGTACACATTCATAAGAGAAATTAGTCTCAAccagtatagttttttttttaattctgaaaatagCCTAAAAACTAAATTTTAGGCATTCATTTTAGAAGAAAGTAATTTTCACATGAAATTAGTTATAAATGTCTCTGAGTGAGGAACTTGTTTAACGTGTTTTCATTTCTGAGAATGGGGGTGGGAATTCAGATGAAATGTTAGAGAAAAAAGTGCTTTCTCCATGATTTTTCTTTCCACAAATATGCTTGTATAAGCAAATTAAGGAAGATTATTTTATAGTGACATGAAATGTTTATATGCCAAGTATTGAACATAGTGGTCTACCTTCCTAGATTGAGATTTTAGAGAAAACAACTACTATCTATGAAGAAGATAAACGCAATTTGCAACAGGAACTTGAAACTCAGAACCAGAAACTTCAGCGACAGTTTTCTGACAAACGCAGATTAGAAGCCAGGTTGCAAGGCATGGTGACAGAAACGACAATGAAGTGGGAGAAAGAATGTGTGAGTATCATTTGGGTAGTGCTTGCCTCAGAGTCGGATGATTTATTTTACATTGTAGTTAGGttcaatattttgaattattgtaTTTGTGGTAGGGTTTTGGTGATGGTCGTTAACTCTCAGAAAGAATTGGAGAACTGTCATTTTTAGGAAATAAAGTGATTGGCTAATCTGGTATACTCATTTGCTGTGATTGAATGATAATATACATTGCCATTGATAATCTGTAGGAGCGTAGAGTGGCAGCCAAACAGCTGGAGATGCAGAATAAACTCTGGGTTAAAGATGAAAAACTGAAACAACTGAAGGCTATTGTTACTGAACCTAAAACTGAGAAGCCAGAGAGACCCTCTCGGGAGCGAGATAGAGAAAAAGTTACTCAAAGATCTGTTTCTCCATCACCTGTGCCTGTAAGTTATTTGTAATTGTGTAGTAACTTTGTACTACAGATATTTTGTTCAGATTAGATGACTATTTCTatgagaatttttacattttataatacttacatttctgaaatttctctttaaaaatattttaaaatttagaataaacACAAATTTAGCACAAAAAATTAgtacaaataattatttgtaatgtTGTCTTCATGTGCTAACATTATAGAAAAGTAATGAATTGTTTCTCTCAGTTTTTCAGTCTTGCTTATTaatttttctccaatttttctAGCTTTCTAGTAACTATATTGCTCAGATTTCCAACGGCCAGCAACTCATGAGCCAGCCACAGCTACATAGGCGCTCTAACTCTTGCAGCAGCATTTCTGTAGCTTCCTGTATTTCGGAATGGGAGCAGAAAATTCCTACGTACAACACACCTCTCAAAGTCACATCTATTGCAAGGCGTAGGCAGCAGGAGCCAGGACAAAGCAAAACTTGTATCGTGTCAGACAGAAGGCGAGGGATGTACTGGACTGAAGGCAGGGAGGTGGTTCCTACATTCAGAAATGAGATAGAAATAGAAGAGGATCATTGCTGCAGGGTTAGTGCCAGTATTATTTTAACGCATTGTAGCAATAGATtttatcttctttgttttttgtaacTTGTGTCTGAAAGTTCATTGGAAAAATGGTTGGGCTATAGTATAAAGAAGGTCTGATTTCTCAGTTAATTTGAAAGATTGACTCACTGAAATTGAGGCCTGGCTCTTCATCTGAAAAAGCCTAAACACATCTGGCAGCAGAAGTGTGTTCAGTGAATACAGGTCAATTTGGTGCATGCCAGAGTAGTGTGAGCTTTTCAGTTGCATAAGCTAATAAGCTTTGCACAAAATTGGTGACTGTGTTTTAAAGCAtactttccatatttttcttttggttcccCTTCCCCAAATTAGATTTTTTGTACCTCCTTTTGAGccctagttttaaaaattgttttcccaaatttttattttgaaaaatttcagacCCAAAGCAAAGTAGAAAGAATAGTATGGTAATGTCTTTCCCTCCTTGCCTAAGTTTACCAGTTGTTACTTGATGTAGATACATCAACTTTATTTCCCTAAGCCTTGTAAAAGGAAATCACAGACTTAGAGACACTTAATCTCTAAGAATAAGGACATTGTACTACCTAGCCACAATCTTTATCACATGCAAGAAAATCAACATTAATTAGATAATTATCCTCTATTGggacattatgcatttgtcccaaaattggcttttcttttttaagacaaggtctcactctgtcacccagggtggagtgcagtggcatgattatggctcactgaagcctcagtcTTCCTGAGCTGaagtcatcctctcacctcagcctcccgagtagctgagactacaggcatgccaccacgctgattttttattttcagtagagacaaggtctcaccatgttgcccaggctggtgttgaactcttgaactccagcaatcctcctgccttggcctccaaaggtgctgagattacaggcaagccactgcacccagccagcttttTTTTCAATCCATGATATGAAAGTGTATGCATTGCATATCATGATTAtgtcttttatctcttttaatataaaatagtctcaccctgtccccctactttttttatttttatgacattgACTATTTTCACTGAAGAGTCTAGGCCAGTTATTTTAAAACTACTGATTTCCATGCCCAATAAATTGCTTTTAATCGAGGCATTTATCTCAATTAACAAGGACTTTGTCTCACATTCAAGGGTATTTAAATAAATTCActttcatatttctcttcttaaagATTAAGGTAAAGTTTCTTTTGAATCTGAATAAATGGACCAAGTTAATGTTTGTGGATTTTATATTTAGTAAAATCTTAACAAagctcttttagaatttttcttctaaatcttACAGTAAACATTTACTTTAGATTTTCTTATATAAGTCAGGGTATAGATGAATGTTCATTTAGGTGGCCCAAATTCCTGATTATTAAGGGATGGTGATGAATCCCAAGTTATTTACCAGGGAAACCGATGATTCTAAGGTCTGTTAAGTTCTTTGCTTTGCAGatttttccttaaacatttttaGACAGCAAATTAGGTAAATGGTCATTCTGACCAACTCTAGTCATTTTATGACAGTTTATAGGCTGAAAACTAGTCAAGCCTTGCTTATGCCTTGCAAACAGTAATGAGATATCTAATTTGGCTATGAGATATTTAAGAGAATTTACTAGAGATTCTTACGTGAAATCAAACTATTTAGAAGTGCAGCAGAAAAGTTACTATAAGGTTAGTATCTGTGCGTCTAAGTTTGTTGGTCAAAAATTATGTCAAGTGGACTAAATTTATActtgagggaggaaaaaaatttaaatatttatttcataaatgctAGTAGATCGTATGGATTATCATCTTTCCGAAGCTTGTTTCATCATATGTTTACTGTTAAATGTTTGAAGAAAACCCTCGCTTTCGCTAAATGGTAGATGATAAGGACCAGACTTTTGTGTTCAACATTAAATAAATCATTATCAGAATGAAATGTTTCCTGTTTGTCTTGAGGCTCAGCATCTTTAATGGCAAACTATATTGCCCATGTCTTGGAGCTGTCACTAGTGCTGCATTTGTACGACTATATAGGGAAAATGATTCAGTTCCTCAGATGTGCATTTTGAAATTGAGGTcttcatacttgactagctttgaCAGATTTGGCCTGTGATAGactttttccatttgctttcagttttgttttttggggttttgttgttgttgttgttgttgttttatttttttatttttgagatgaggtcttcatctgttgcccaggttggagtgcagtggcatcatctaggctcacggcagccttgaccttccaggctcaagcaatcgttcTACTTCAGCCTcgtgagcagctgggaccacagacatgtgctatcacacctggctaatttttaaaatttttgtggaaatttacacaaaatttaaattttttgtagaaatttgtAGAAATCACCCAAGACCAAAAGACGCCCCAGAAATTCTTcttacgttgcctaggctggtctcgggTGAtccttctcctacctcagcctcacaaatgttagaattacaggtgtgtgcccctgcacccagccccgTTTTCAGTTTTACAAACAGGAGATGTTCATAAAACACCAGAGATAATTCATTGCTTCAAACTATAACTATGGcatatatgtgaaatattattttcttaggcTGAATGTGCTTAACTTAACTTTCCCAGATTTACATGACATTTGACCAGAAGcaacttgtttgtttttgaggcagggtctcattccgttgcccaggctggagtgcagtggtgcgatcttggctcactgcaatttccacctcctgggcccaagtgatccacccacctcagcctcctgagtagctgggactacaggcacgtgtcaccaagcccagcttatttttttctgtattttttttgtagagtctgggtttcaccatggtgcctaggctggacttgaacttctgagttcaaTTGATTcctccacctcggccttccaaagtgctgagattacaggcatgtgccaccatgcctggcctggcaaCTAGTTTTTTATTGTATGATAAGAGACTGATTTGACgctgtattatttatttgtttcttggaACCTGTATGAAATGTTTGGGGGAAAAATTAGTTGGTATATTGCAGCCATTATTGTATTTGAACTTTTCATGAAGTTctgttttgatgttttaaaatcttaactGAAAGCACTCAGAAGTATTTCAcatttctttaatcattttattcATATGGTTCTTATTATACCTTATGTTCTTtggattgttttctgttttgtttagaAACCTAGAAAATGTATAGGGCTTTCATTGATCTTATTGAAGATTTTAACAGAGTTGTGGACGTAATAAATTACCTCTCAATAGCAGGGATAAATAATGGTTTTTgatcaaaaatatgaaatgggTTGTTTGTCCTGAATGACCCCCAAGCAGGAAAGACTTGCAGCATtaccagaattttttcttttatcctttgttGAAAGGGAAACTCCCAGGTAGAATGTGTAACATACAAGTTGGCATTAAAGATGTTTGTTGGTTTTGTGTTTAAATGCAAAGATGTTTAAATtacttgaataaaatatttagctttGGAAAGGTTTGCTATGATACTGTCATCAACTAATGTAGCCGAACCTGCTGCACTTCTAATAATACCCTTTAATTAATTATGGGTTATGCTTGTTTCTCAGTTCCTCTTTCAACCTGATCAGAACGCACCACCAATTCGTCTCCGACACAGACGATCACGCTCTGCAGGAGACAGATGGGTAGATCATAAGCCCGCCTCTAACATGCAAACTGAAACAGTCATGCAGCCACATGTCCCTCATGCCATCACAGTATCTGT from the Chlorocebus sabaeus isolate Y175 chromosome 26, mChlSab1.0.hap1, whole genome shotgun sequence genome contains:
- the KIF23 gene encoding kinesin-like protein KIF23 isoform X6, with translation MKSARAKTPRKPIVKKGSQTNLKDPVGVYCRVRPLGFPDQECCIEVINNTTVQLHTPEGYRLNRNGDYKETQYSFKQVFGTHTTQKELFDVVANPLVDDLIHGKNGLLFTYGVTGSGKTHTMTGSPGEGGLLPRCLDMIFNSIGSFQAKRYVFKSNDRNSMDIQCEVDALLERQKREAMPNPKTPSSKRQVDPEFADMITVQEFCKAEEVDEDSVYGVFVSYIEIYNNYIYDLLEEVPFDPIKPKWNSCSTPMRNTDFVPPQSKLLREDKNHNMYVAGCTEVEVKSTEEAFEVFWRGQKKRRIANTHLNRESSRSHSVFNIKLVQAPLDADGDNVLQEKEQITISQLSLVDLAGSERTYRTRAEGNRLREAGNINQSLMTLRTCMDVLRENQMYGTNKMVPYRDSKLTHLFKNYFDGEGKVRMIVCVNPKAEDYEENLQVMRFAEVTQEVEVARPVDKAICGLTPGRRYRNQPRGPIGNEPLVTDVVLQSFPPLPSCEILDINDEQTLPRLIEALEKRHHLRQMMIDEFNKQSNAFKALLQEFDNAVLSKENHMQGKLNEKEKMISGQKLEIERLEKKNKTLEYKIEILEKTTTIYEEDKRNLQQELETQNQKLQRQFSDKRRLEARLQGMVTETTMKWEKECERRVAAKQLEMQNKLWVKDEKLKQLKAIVTEPKTEKPERPSRERDREKVTQRSVSPSPVPLSSNYIAQISNGQQLMSQPQLHRRSNSCSSISVASCISEWEQKIPTYNTPLKVTSIARRRQQEPGQSKTCIVSDRRRGMYWTEGREVVPTFRNEIEIEEDHCCRFLFQPDQNAPPIRLRHRRSRSAGDRWVDHKPASNMQTETVMQPHVPHAITVSVANEKALAKCEKYMLTHQELASDGEIETKLIKGDIYKTRGGGQSVQFTDIETLKQESPNGSRKRRSSTVAPAQPDGAESEWTDVETRCSVAVEMKAGSQLGPGYQHHAQPKRKKP
- the KIF23 gene encoding kinesin-like protein KIF23 isoform X1, yielding MKSARAKTPRKPIVKKGSQTNLKDPVGVYCRVRPLGFPDQECCIEVINNTTVQLHTPEGYRLNRNGDYKETQYSFKQVFGTHTTQKELFDVVANPLVDDLIHGKNGLLFTYGVTGSGKTHTMTGSPGEGGLLPRCLDMIFNSIGSFQAKRYVFKSNDRNSMDIQCEVDALLERQKREAMPNPKTPSSKRQVDPEFADMITVQEFCKAEEVDEDSVYGVFVSYIEIYNNYIYDLLEEVPFDPIKPKPPQSKLLREDKNHNMYVAGCTEVEVKSTEEAFEVFWRGQKKRRIANTHLNRESSRSHSVFNIKLVQAPLDADGDNVLQEKEQITISQLSLVDLAGSERTYRTRAEGNRLREAGNINQSLMTLRTCMDVLRENQMYGTNKMVPYRDSKLTHLFKNYFDGEGKVRMIVCVNPKAEDYEENLQVMRFAEVTQEVEVARPVDKAICGLTPGRRYRNQPRGPIGNEPLVTDVVLQSFPPLPSCEILDINDEQTLPRLIEALEKRHHLRQMMIDEFNKQSNAFKALLQEFDNAVLSKENHMQGKLNEKEKMISGQKLEIERLEKKNKTLEYKIEILEKTTTIYEEDKRNLQQELETQNQKLQRQFSDKRRLEARLQGMVTETTMKWEKECERRVAAKQLEMQNKLWVKDEKLKQLKAIVTEPKTEKPERPSRERDREKVTQRSVSPSPVPLSSNYIAQISNGQQLMSQPQLHRRSNSCSSISVASCISEWEQKIPTYNTPLKVTSIARRRQQEPGQSKTCIVSDRRRGMYWTEGREVVPTFRNEIEIEEDHCCRFLFQPDQNAPPIRLRHRRSRSAGDRWVDHKPASNMQTETVMQPHVPHAITVSVANEKALAKCEKYMLTHQELASDGEIETKLIKGDIYKTRGGGQSVQFTDIETLKQESPNGSRKRRSSTVAPAQPDGAESEWTDVETRCSVAVEMKAGSQLGPGYQHHAQPKRKKP
- the KIF23 gene encoding kinesin-like protein KIF23 isoform X3; protein product: MKSARAKTPRKPIVKKGSQTNLKDPVGVYCRVRPLGFPDQECCIEVINNTTVQLHTPEGYRLNRNGDYKETQYSFKQVFGTHTTQKELFDVVANPLVDDLIHGKNGLLFTYGVTGSGKTHTMTGSPGEGGLLPRCLDMIFNSIGSFQAKRYVFKSNDRNSMDIQCEVDALLERQKREAMPNPKTPSSKRQVDPEFADMITVQEFCKAEEVDEDSVYGVFVSYIEIYNNYIYDLLEEVPFDPIKPKPPQSKLLREDKNHNMYVAGCTEVEVKSTEEAFEVFWRGQKKRRIANTHLNRESSRSHSVFNIKLVQAPLDADGDNVLQEKEQITISQLSLVDLAGSERTYRTRAEGNRLREAGNINQSLMTLRTCMDVLRENQMYGTNKMVPYRDSKLTHLFKNYFDGEGKVRMIVCVNPKAEDYEENLQVMRFAEVTQEVEVARPVDKAICGLTPGRRYRNQPRGPIGNEPLVTDVVLQSFPPLPSCEILDINDEQTLPRLIEALEKRHHLRQMMIDEFNKQSNAFKALLQEFDNAVLSKENHMQGKLNEKEKMISGQKLEIERLEKKNKTLEYKIEILEKTTTIYEEDKRNLQQELETQNQKLQRQFSDKRRLEARLQGMVTETTMKWEKECERRVAAKQLEMQNKLWVKDEKLKQLKAIVTEPKTEKPERPSRERDREKVTQRSVSPSPVPLSSNYIAQISNGQQLMSQPQLHRRSNSCSSISVASCISEWEQKIPTYNTPLKVTSIARRRQQEPGQSKTCIVSDRRRGMYWTEGREVVPTFRNEIEIEEDHCCRFLFQPDQNAPPIRLRHRRSRSAGDRWVDHKPASNMQTETVMQPHVPHAITVSVANEKALAKCEKYMLTHQELASDGEIETKLIKGDIYKTRGGGQSVQFTDIETLKQESPNGVPWLWR
- the KIF23 gene encoding kinesin-like protein KIF23 isoform X2, with the translated sequence MKSARAKTPRKPIVKKGSQTNLKDPVGVYCRVRPLGFPDQECCIEVINNTTVQLHTPEGYRLNRNGDYKETQYSFKQVFGTHTTQKELFDVVANPLVDDLIHGKNGLLFTYGVTGSGKTHTMTGSPGEGGLLPRCLDMIFNSIGSFQAKRYVFKSNDRNSMDIQCEVDALLERQKREAMPNPKTPSSKRQVDPEFADMITVQEFCKAEEVDEDSVYGVFVSYIEIYNNYIYDLLEEVPFDPIKPKWNSCSTPMRNTDFVPPQSKLLREDKNHNMYVAGCTEVEVKSTEEAFEVFWRGQKKRRIANTHLNRESSRSHSVFNIKLVQAPLDADGDNVLQEKEQITISQLSLVDLAGSERTYRTRAEGNRLREAGNINQSLMTLRTCMDVLRENQMYGTNKMVPYRDSKLTHLFKNYFDGEGKVRMIVCVNPKAEDYEENLQVMRFAEVTQEVEVARPVDKAICGLTPGRRYRNQPRGPIGNEPLVTDVVLQSFPPLPSCEILDINDEQTLPRLIEALEKRHHLRQMMIDEFNKQSNAFKALLQEFDNAVLSKENHMQGKLNEKEKMISGQKLEIERLEKKNKTLEYKIEILEKTTTIYEEDKRNLQQELETQNQKLQRQFSDKRRLEARLQGMVTETTMKWEKECERRVAAKQLEMQNKLWVKDEKLKQLKAIVTEPKTEKPERPSRERDREKVTQRSVSPSPVPLSSNYIAQISNGQQLMSQPQLHRRSNSCSSISVASCISEWEQKIPTYNTPLKVTSIARRRQQEPGQSKTCIVSDRRRGMYWTEGREVVPTFRNEIEIEEDHCCRFLFQPDQNAPPIRLRHRRSRSAGDRWVDHKPASNMQTETVMQPHVPHAITVSVANEKALAKCEKYMLTHQELASDGEIETKLIKGDIYKTRGGGQSVQFTDIETLKQESPNGVPWLWR